The following are encoded together in the Culex pipiens pallens isolate TS chromosome 1, TS_CPP_V2, whole genome shotgun sequence genome:
- the LOC120414276 gene encoding maternal protein pumilio-like isoform X1: MLFDSVMQPAEADAVPGLPGMFVLIKVSRNQHYQNLLTRDPNNHIVVFSQDQHGPRIIQKKMKLDSSEQKQALIKSIPSEGQLQIVPELYGLVIPQIFCTESGASPSCPDTICQAEFTCV; this comes from the exons ATGCTGTTCGATTCGGTGATGCAACCTGCAGAAGCTGACGCTGTACCCGGACTCCCGGGAATGTTTGTACTGATTAAGGTATCTCGGAATCAACACTACCAGAACCTCCTCACGCGCGATCCCAACAATCACATCGTGGTGTTTTCCCAGGATCAACACGGACCACGAATCATCCAGAAGAAAATGAAGCTTGATTCGTCCGAGCAGAAGCAAGCCCTTATCAAAAGCATCCCGTCTGAGGGGCAGCTGCAAATTGTCCCTGAACTGTACGGCCTGGTCATCCCGCAGATTTTT TGCACGGAAAGCGGGGCAAGTCCGTCCTGTCCGGACACGATTTGCCAGGCAGAGTTTACGTGTGTCTAA
- the LOC120414276 gene encoding uncharacterized protein LOC120414276 isoform X2, whose amino-acid sequence MLFDSVMQPAEADAVPGLPGMFVLIKDQHGPRIIQKKMKLDSSEQKQALIKSIPSEGQLQIVPELYGLVIPQIFCTESGASPSCPDTICQAEFTCV is encoded by the exons ATGCTGTTCGATTCGGTGATGCAACCTGCAGAAGCTGACGCTGTACCCGGACTCCCGGGAATGTTTGTACTGATTAAG GATCAACACGGACCACGAATCATCCAGAAGAAAATGAAGCTTGATTCGTCCGAGCAGAAGCAAGCCCTTATCAAAAGCATCCCGTCTGAGGGGCAGCTGCAAATTGTCCCTGAACTGTACGGCCTGGTCATCCCGCAGATTTTT TGCACGGAAAGCGGGGCAAGTCCGTCCTGTCCGGACACGATTTGCCAGGCAGAGTTTACGTGTGTCTAA